From the genome of Synergistaceae bacterium:
AGTCCTCAATAAGAGCTTACGTCGATGCGCTAAACAGACTGTATGCCACAGCCGCTGCAAGGGAGATAAAATTAGATGCCTAAGACTCTCGCTGAAGCGATTATTGCAAAACACACAAAGGATAAAGTTGAACCGGGGTCTATTTGCCAAGTAAATGTAGATTTTGCTTTCGCGAATGATATCACGGGACCACCAGCAATAAAAGAATTTAAAAAAATGGGTGCTCTCAAAGTTTTTGACACAACAAGATGTGCTATTTTGCCGGACCATTTTTCGCCAGCAAAAGACATAGCTTCGGCAGAACAAATTAAAGAGTGTAGGACCTTCGCAAAGGAGCAGGAAATGCTTTTTTGGGATGTTGGCAGAGTTGGAGTAGAACACGCTTTTCTGCATGAAAACGGCTTAGTGCTCCCAGGAGAAATAGTACTGGGAGCGGATAGTCATACTTGCACACATGGAGCCATGGGGGCTCTCGCAACAGGAGTAGGTTCAACAGACCTTGCCGCAGCCTGGGCTTTGGGAGAAACTTGGCTCAGAGTCCCAGATACCATAAAGGTTTCCTTTGAAGGAACTGTTTCGGAATGGCTTTGCGGGAAGGACCTTATTTTAGCTTTGATAGGAGAAATAGGAGTT
Proteins encoded in this window:
- a CDS encoding 3-isopropylmalate dehydratase large subunit, coding for MPKTLAEAIIAKHTKDKVEPGSICQVNVDFAFANDITGPPAIKEFKKMGALKVFDTTRCAILPDHFSPAKDIASAEQIKECRTFAKEQEMLFWDVGRVGVEHAFLHENGLVLPGEIVLGADSHTCTHGAMGALATGVGSTDLAAAWALGETWLRVPDTIKVSFEGTVSEWLCGKDLILALIGEIGVEGARYMALEFHGDAIYSLDLDDRFTISNMAIEAGAKAGLINPDKKLLDYAKARAARKFEPIYADNDAKYAKSININITNMEPQVAMPHLPDNVKAVTEVSGMPVDQVFIGSCTNGRLNDLRMAAKILKGKKIHKNTRLMIIPASYEVYKAAMKEGLFDIFIEADATISTPSCGPCLGG